Proteins encoded together in one Vitis vinifera cultivar Pinot Noir 40024 chromosome 4, ASM3070453v1 window:
- the LOC100250153 gene encoding probable polyamine oxidase 4, producing MDSKQSLQGAFVSFIERRRRSLSSIPSVIVIGGGISGIAAAHTLHNASFQVVLLESRDRLGGRIHTDYSLGCPVDMGASWLHGACNENPLAPLICRLGLTLYRTSGDDSVLYDHDLESCTLFDMDGHQVPQKMVVEVGETFKKILKETENVRIEHCDDMSVLQAISIVLDRHPELRQEGLANEVLQWYICRMEAWFAVDADMISLKSWDQASETSEHILSGGHGLMVQGYDPIIKTLSKDLDIRLNHRVTNISYGCKKVVVTVEGGRNFVADAAIITVPIGILKANLIEFKPKLPDWKVNAISDIGVGNENKIALRFDDVFWPNVELLGIVAPTSYACGYFLNLHKATGYPILVYMTAGSSACGLEKLSDECAVNFVMLQLKKMFPDATKPVQYLVSRWGTDPNSLGCYAHDVVGKPEDSYERLLEPLDNLFFGGEAVSLDHQGSVHGAYSAGIMAAENCQRYILERRGNLEKLQLVSLRSAIHEAAVPLQISRM from the exons atggattccaaacaATCTCTTCAAG GTGCTTTTGTTTCATTCATTGAGAGGCGACGTAGGTCACTCTCTTCAATCCCTTCAGTCATTGTGATTGGTGGCGGTATTTCAGGGATAGCTGCTGCCCATACTCTTCATAATGCATCTTTTCAG GTGGTCTTGTTGGAATCACGGGATAGACTTGGCGGCCGCATTCATACTGATTACTCACTTGGTTGTCCAGTAGATATGGGAGCATCATG GCTTCATGGTGCTTGCAATGAGAATCCCTTGGCTCCATTGATATGTCGTCTGGGCCTTACATTATATCGTACTAGTGGGGATGATTCTGTGTTGTATGACCATGATTTGGAAAG TTGCACACTTTTTGATATGGATGGTCATCAAGTTCCTCAGAAGATGGTTGTTGAAGTTGGAGAGACATTCAAGAAAATTCTGAAAGAG ACAGAGAATGTAAGGATTGAACATTGTGATGATATGTCTGTTCTACAAGCAATTTCTATTGTGCTGGATAGGCACCCAGAGTTGAG ACAAGAAGGGCTTGCCAATGAAGTGTTGCAATGGTATATTTGTAGAATGGAGGCTTGGTTTGCTGTTGATGCAGATATGATATCACTGAAAAGTTGGGATCAGGCAAGTGAAACATCT GAGCATATTCTTTCTGGTGGTCATGGACTTATGGTACAAGGTTACGACCCAATAATAAAGACCCTCTCTAAAGATCTCGATATACGTTTGAATCATAG GGTTACAAATATATCCTATGGGTGTAAAAAGGTGGTGGTCACTGTTGAGGGTGGAAGGAACTTTGTTGCAGATGCTGCCATTATAACTGTTCCCATTGGAATTCTTAAAGCCAATTTAATCGAGTTCAAGCCAAAATTGCCTGATTGGAAGGTTAATGCAATTTCAGATATTGGTGTGGgcaatgaaaataagattgcACTACGATTTGATGATGTTTTTTGGCCAAATGTGGAACTGTTGGGCATTGTTGCTCCCACTTCTTATGCCTGTGGTTATTTTCTCAATCTTCACAAAGCAACAGGTTATCCCATTCTTGTTTATATGACTGCTGGAAGTTCTGCTTGTGGTCTTGAGAAGCTATCTGATGAGTGTGCTGTAAATTTCGTGATGTTGCAGCTCAAGAAAATGTTTCCTGATGCAACTAAGCCC GTTCAGTATCTTGTATCACGGTGGGGAACTGACCCAAACTCGCTTGGTTGTTATGCACATGATGTGGTTGGAAAGCCCGAAGATTCATATGAGAGGCTTCTAGAACCCTTGGACAATCTTTTCTTTGGAGGGGAAGCTGTTAGCTTGGACCACCAGGGATCTGTTCATGGGGCTTACTCAGCTGGAATTATGGCTGCTGAAAACTGTCAAAGGTATATCTTGGAGAGACGGGGAAACTTGGAAAAGCTCCAGCTTGTCTCTCTTAGGAGTGCAATTCATGAGGCTGCAGTCCCCCTCCAGATATCAAGGATGTGA